CAGGTGAAATCATATCTGATTCTTGACCTCTGCCAGTTGGGACAAGGAAAAAGACACTCCAAAGGACACAGCCTAAATCCTCAACCATTTTTGCCATTTCATCCAGGTACTCAATGTTATATCTTGATATTACGGTATTAATTTGAATTGGAATTTCGAGTTCATGTAAGTATTTAATTCTTTCCATTGTAAGATAAAAGGATCCCGCTGTTCCGCGGAAATGGTCATGAACCTCAGCCCTTGGTCCATCAATACTAAATGCCCATCGAGAAAGACCAACTTCCTTCGCCTTTTCAATTGCCTCTTTTGTAACATTAGGTGTCGCACTTGGAGTCATGGAAACTCTAACGCCTTTTTCTACTGCATATTTTGCAATATCAAAAACATCTTGTCTCATTAATGGGTCTCCGCCTGTAAAAACAAGCATTGGATTATTCATTTCGTATATTTGATCGATTAGATTCTTACCTTCTTCAAATGTTAGTTCACGCGGGTCTCTTCTTAATTGAGCTTCTGCACGACAGTGTAAACAAGCTAATTGACATGCACGTGTGAGTTCCCATATAACGATAAATGGATCTTTATTAAAATCTCGGCCAAAAGCCATATGAAACGCCTCCTAAAACGGCCATTTCAAAAACCAAACAGCCTTATTACCTGTATTATATAGGGGATTCCACTATGGATAAGTGAACTACCTCACATTCCGCCCATAAATATATGTCCACATTGTGAAGTAAAAAAACAGCAGAAGATCTCTGCTGTTTTTTTAATCTTTATCGAATTCCTAATGCGATTTTTGCATATCGTGACATCATTTCCTTGTTCCATGGCGGGTTAAACACGATATTAACCTCGACATCTTTTATTTCAGGGATATCTGCTAATGCTCTCTTGACCTGGTCAACAATGGTTCCAGCAAGCGGGCAGCCCATGGAAGTTAATGTCATCGTGATCGTTACATTACCTTCATCATCCATTTCCGTATCATAAACTAAACCTAAATTAACAATATCTACACCTAACTCAGGGTCTATAACAAGCTCTAAAGCACCCATAATATTTTCCTTTAACTCTTCATTCATTTATATCACTCCTAATACTTATTGTAGTAAATGTTTCTCAAACCATTCAACCATTGCTTTTAATCCTTCTCTGCTCACCTTATGGTCAGCATGTTCATCTGTAATGAAGTGAATATTGCCAGGGTTCGTATGATAGTTTCCCTTTACAGATTGATAAAAACGATATGTTAACTCAAAAGGAACAATTGGATCCTTTTTTCCATGCCAAAATAACAATGGTCTATTTTCAAGCTTATTTTGCTGCAGACTTAAATCATATTGTCGTATAACTGATAATTGCTCTTGAATTTGCTCATCAGAAAAAGATAGGCTTACACCAAGATTTTTCATTTGTGCTAATTGCCAATATAGATATTCTTCATATGCTGGCATCCCCATCAAGCTGACTGCAGCTTTGACCCATTTATATTTGGTCAAGGCGCCCAAGGTCACAATACCACCCATAGAGGTCCCAGCAAGTCCAATTTTTTCAGGATCTGCTAATCCTTCTTCTACATAGTATTCCTTATAACTGTTTAATTCATGGATTGTCTTAATGACAATTTCCCAAAAATGCCCGTATAGATCTCTTTCGGTTAAACCTTGTTCCCTTTCGCCATGGTAAATGGCCTCAGGAAGGATAACTCGAAAGCCCTTTTCTGCTAATAAATAAGCGTAATGAAGATTATTTTCCTTAGCACTAGTAAAACCATGCGTAAAAATAATAAACGGAAGTCTCTCTTGTTGTCCACTTTTCTTTACTATATGTAGGAAGGGATTATTATTCAGAAAATTTTTTTCAACGATAATCACGTAGGTAAATCCTCCTGGGTAAAATAATTATATCTGAAAGCAAATACTTATGAAGTGAATTTTTTTACAGGTACGGTATAAAATTGTTAACATAGTAGTTATAATGGTATGACTTTCCACCAGAAAAGAAAATCCATAGTTGTAGTGTATCATTTCGTTAACCATTTATCTAAAGCTTAGACTTATGGTTTAGAAAACGATTAAAAAAGGAGTCAATATGGCAGAAAAACATTTAATTGCACTGGACTTAGACGGAACTTTATTAAAAGATGATAAAACCATTTCTGAGAAAACAAAAAAGGTTTTAAGTAAAGCGAGAGAAGAAGGACATGTGGTCATGATTGCGACAGGCAGACCGTATCGTTCAAGTGAACCCTATTATCACGAGCTTGGGTTAGACACACCTATTGTTAACTTTAATGGTGCCTTCATGCATCATCCTCTTGATGCCAGCTGGGGATTTTTTCATGACCCTCTCGACGTAAAAGTGGCAAAAGAGATTGTGGAAGCGTGCCGATCCTTCCAGTTTTACAATATTATTGCCGAAGTGATTGATGATGTTTATTTCCACTATCATGATGAAAAGCTGTTAGATATTTTCAGCATGGGCAATCCAAACGTGACAACGGGGGATTTACGAAATTACTTAAATGATTCACCTACTAGTTTGTTAATTCATACAGAGGAAGAAGAATTAAAGAATATACGTAAGCATTTGTCTGACGTTCATGCGGAAGTGATTGACCATCGCAGCTGGGCAGCGCCTTGGCATGTCATTGAAATTATTAAAACCGGTATCAGCAAGGCTGTTGGTCTAAAAAAGGCCTCTGAATACTTCAACATACCCGCAGAAAGAATTATTGCTTTTGGTGACGAAGATAATGATTTAGAAATGCTGGAATATGCTGGCCGCGGGATTGCGATGGGAAATGCAATTGATAAAGTCAAAACGATTGCAAACGAAGTGACCTTGACCAATGAGGAAGACGGAATCGGGATATATTTGTCAGATTTGTTAAACTTAAAATATTAATAGTGGGCCACCATTGTTTACCTAAATGAAATACTCTGATTTGAGCATACTATTTTTGTGAGGCAGTTTACCTGCTTACACCAAGCTCACCAAATTGGAGGGATTGCAATGGGTAAACGAAACAAATCAAAACGCTTTGTCCAGCAAGGAGTGGATACTGTCAGTAAGCACGATGAACGTATTCCTTACCACATGACCTACGCTGAAGCGGAAGCCCAGAAAATGTCCAATGTGCGTGAATCCTCGCTTGGAGGAATATAACGATGGGAAACCAGTTGTTCCAAGAAGCAAGAAGATTTGTTGAGATGGCGAAGTCTGCCGGCCCTGCTGATCGCGATTCTGTGATTTCGAAGGCAAAGAACGCATTGAGTTCAGCATATGCTAATTCAACCTTCGCAGAACAAAGTCAGCTCCAAGAAATGCAAAATGAGCTTGATCAACTAAAATAATGTGAAAAGCTGGCACGTTACAGATACGTGCCAGCTTTTCTATTACGGAAGAGTAAACTTCTTTTTGCTGACTATGGTTTGTTTGTTGCTTAACGGCTTATCATTTAATTTTCT
This genomic stretch from Neobacillus niacini harbors:
- a CDS encoding TIGR04053 family radical SAM/SPASM domain-containing protein yields the protein MAFGRDFNKDPFIVIWELTRACQLACLHCRAEAQLRRDPRELTFEEGKNLIDQIYEMNNPMLVFTGGDPLMRQDVFDIAKYAVEKGVRVSMTPSATPNVTKEAIEKAKEVGLSRWAFSIDGPRAEVHDHFRGTAGSFYLTMERIKYLHELEIPIQINTVISRYNIEYLDEMAKMVEDLGCVLWSVFFLVPTGRGQESDMISPVEHEKVFRWLYDLSKRVSFDIKTTAAQHYRRVVIQQKMREAKEQTDEINYLSALTEQGLTGSIDGLGRAPKGVNDGNGFVFISHIGDVYPSGLLPVKAGNVRETPLAEIYRESPIFQSLRNPDLYKGKCGVCEFRHVCGGSRSRAYAMTGDYLGSEPFCVYIPKAMREKQVK
- a CDS encoding metal-sulfur cluster assembly factor, which codes for MNEELKENIMGALELVIDPELGVDIVNLGLVYDTEMDDEGNVTITMTLTSMGCPLAGTIVDQVKRALADIPEIKDVEVNIVFNPPWNKEMMSRYAKIALGIR
- a CDS encoding prolyl oligopeptidase family serine peptidase, whose protein sequence is MIIVEKNFLNNNPFLHIVKKSGQQERLPFIIFTHGFTSAKENNLHYAYLLAEKGFRVILPEAIYHGEREQGLTERDLYGHFWEIVIKTIHELNSYKEYYVEEGLADPEKIGLAGTSMGGIVTLGALTKYKWVKAAVSLMGMPAYEEYLYWQLAQMKNLGVSLSFSDEQIQEQLSVIRQYDLSLQQNKLENRPLLFWHGKKDPIVPFELTYRFYQSVKGNYHTNPGNIHFITDEHADHKVSREGLKAMVEWFEKHLLQ
- a CDS encoding Cof-type HAD-IIB family hydrolase → MAEKHLIALDLDGTLLKDDKTISEKTKKVLSKAREEGHVVMIATGRPYRSSEPYYHELGLDTPIVNFNGAFMHHPLDASWGFFHDPLDVKVAKEIVEACRSFQFYNIIAEVIDDVYFHYHDEKLLDIFSMGNPNVTTGDLRNYLNDSPTSLLIHTEEEELKNIRKHLSDVHAEVIDHRSWAAPWHVIEIIKTGISKAVGLKKASEYFNIPAERIIAFGDEDNDLEMLEYAGRGIAMGNAIDKVKTIANEVTLTNEEDGIGIYLSDLLNLKY
- a CDS encoding DUF3813 domain-containing protein, which gives rise to MGNQLFQEARRFVEMAKSAGPADRDSVISKAKNALSSAYANSTFAEQSQLQEMQNELDQLK